A single Candidatus Rubidus massiliensis DNA region contains:
- a CDS encoding hypothetical protein (putative conserved protein) — MSLVEKISEDLKEAMKSRNQVRLDTLRMLKSKILTADARGNLSDEDVVKLFKTYAGNLQEAIEQSEAVNRQEMVDKLKIELQIVQEYLPKALSREETKKIVEQAITQSGAKTKKDLGLVMKQIKAMGSSIDGKTAKEIADELLCS, encoded by the coding sequence ATGTCTTTAGTTGAAAAAATTAGTGAAGATCTAAAAGAGGCTATGAAAAGCCGCAATCAAGTGCGTTTAGATACATTACGAATGTTAAAGTCAAAAATATTGACTGCTGATGCTAGAGGAAACCTCTCTGATGAGGATGTAGTAAAATTATTTAAAACATATGCTGGCAATCTTCAAGAAGCCATTGAGCAATCTGAAGCTGTCAACCGGCAAGAAATGGTTGATAAACTTAAGATTGAATTGCAAATTGTCCAAGAATATTTACCTAAAGCTTTATCAAGAGAAGAAACCAAAAAAATTGTTGAACAAGCAATCACACAATCTGGAGCTAAAACTAAAAAAGATTTAGGTTTAGTGATGAAGCAAATCAAAGCGATGGGAAGTTCAATAGATGGAAAAACAGCAAAAGAGATAGCTGATGAATTGCTTTGCAGCTAA
- a CDS encoding Mitochondrial carrier protein → MNGLTNDQSFLSRQISSLLLAPLWYPFYARSIFERMEILRRLKPGDLSHNPFFNRKFNYYRGFSATLLVQPIYPFSEWFLHKKISHLERKKQEVTYLEALCYGFFAGAITSFVCNPFEVTLIAAQNKNESSLKAFKRIINKKSYSNLFRGAFSMTIRNGLFAGFIVITPSIISKKLTTYNYHKNLSKETLSLTSTIIPATFFTCIAAPLDIYIIQRQADFTSKNLKNRCNIILAMYKKHGLKVFKTGLKLRLAALIVEIASFHLLEKYTANLRHKIA, encoded by the coding sequence ATGAATGGACTAACAAATGATCAATCTTTTTTATCTAGGCAAATTAGTTCCCTACTATTGGCCCCTCTTTGGTATCCATTCTACGCAAGAAGTATTTTTGAAAGGATGGAAATATTAAGAAGGTTAAAGCCTGGAGATTTATCACATAACCCTTTTTTTAATCGAAAATTTAATTATTATAGAGGATTTAGCGCTACTCTTTTAGTACAACCCATTTATCCATTTAGTGAATGGTTTTTACACAAAAAAATTTCTCATTTAGAAAGAAAGAAACAAGAAGTAACCTATTTAGAAGCTTTATGTTATGGCTTCTTTGCAGGTGCAATTACAAGTTTTGTATGTAACCCATTTGAGGTAACTTTAATTGCGGCTCAAAATAAAAATGAAAGTTCATTAAAAGCATTTAAACGAATTATTAACAAAAAAAGTTATAGCAATTTATTTAGAGGAGCTTTTTCAATGACAATCAGAAATGGATTGTTTGCCGGTTTTATAGTCATAACTCCATCTATAATTTCTAAAAAATTAACAACTTACAATTATCATAAAAACCTTTCAAAAGAAACGCTTTCCTTAACGTCCACAATTATTCCAGCGACTTTCTTTACATGTATTGCAGCACCCCTTGATATTTATATCATTCAAAGACAAGCAGACTTTACAAGCAAAAATTTAAAAAATAGATGTAATATCATCTTGGCTATGTATAAAAAACACGGTCTAAAGGTCTTTAAAACAGGGCTAAAACTTCGCCTTGCCGCGCTCATTGTAGAAATAGCAAGTTTTCATTTATTAGAGAAGTATACAGCAAATTTAAGACATAAAATTGCGTAA